The Hymenobacter sp. DG01 sequence TTCTCGCGGTTCATCACGCGGTTCTGGCGGTTGATGGACTCCAGGTGCACGGCGTCGAAGTATTTGAGGATGAAGTCGCGGGTGAGGCCCAGCCGGTTACCCTGCTGAATGCCGCGCTCCAGAATCTCGTTCCAGCGGCTGGTTTGCAGAATGGTGATGCCGTTATCCTTCTTGTACTGTCCGATGCTCTCGGCTACCTGCATGCGGCGGCCCAATAGGTGCAGAATCTCATCATCGAGCTGGTTGATTTGGGTACGCAGCTGATTGAGCTTGTTGAGAAACTCCTGCTGGTCGGTGGTTTCGTGGCGCCAGATCAGGCCGTCGAGCAGCTCCGCGAGGCGCTGGGGCGTTACCTGCTGCTTGGCGTCGCTCCAGGCATTGTCGGGGTCAATGTGCGACTCCAGCATCAGCCCGTCGAAGTCCAGGTCGATGCTTTTCTGGGCCACGCTGGCCAGGCCAGTGCGGTTGCCGCAGATGTGGCTCGGGTCGCAGATGATGGGGAGGTCGGGCAGGCGGCGCTTCATCTCAATCGGCAGGTGCCACATGGGGGCGTTGCGGTACTCGGTGTTGCCGTAGCTGGCGAAGCCCCGGTGAATCAGCCCGATTTTCTGGTTGCCTACCTTGGCCAGGCGCTCCACGGCGCCCATCCACAGCTCCAGGTCGGGGTGCACGGGGTTCTTGATGAACACCGGAATATCTACGCCCCGCAGCGCATCGGCCAGGGCCTGCACCGAGAAGGGGTTTACCGTGGTGCGGGCCCCAATCCAGAGCACGTCCACATCGAAGGCCAAGGCGTCTTCTACGTGCTTGGGTGTAGCTACTTCCACGGTGGTGGGCAGGCCCGTCAGCTGCTTGGCGCGCTGCAGCCAGGGGAGGCCCTTGGTGCCAATGCCCTCGAACAGACCGGGTTTGGTGCGGGGCTTCCAGATGCCGGCCCGGAGCATATCTACCTTGCCGGTGGCGGCTAGCTGAGTGCAGGTGGCAATAAGCTGTTCCTCGGTTTCGGCCGAGCACGGCCCGGAAATGATAAGCGGCTTTTTGGCAAGGAATTTCGGGTGCTCAGCCGCGTCGGCAGGAGAGGTGAGTAGCTGTTCCATGAGTATGTTGAGGTTTTGTGTCTGCGATGGGGTAGCGCGGACTTTAGTCCGCTGCCAGCTTTTTAGCTGAATCGGAGCGGCAGATTAGCGCTAGAAGCTAGAAAGTTAGCTCCCCTCCTTTCTAAAGAAGGGAGTGTAGCTTAGCTCTAGTCCGCAACTTGAGTTACCTAAATCGGAGCGGCGGACTAAAGTCCGCGCTACACGGGTTCCTACTTCAAAATCTTCCTGATCAAATTCGCCTGTTCGATTTGCTGATAAACAGCCGAGTAGTCTTCCTGATGGATCAGCTCACGCAGATGCTGCAGCTGGTGAATGTGCTCGTCGAGCACGTCCAGCACGTTCACGCGGTTCTGGCGGAAGATGGGCACCCACATATCCGGCGAGCTTTTGGCCAGGCGCACCGTCGATTCAAAGCCGCCGCTGGCCAAAGCAAAGATTTGCTGTTCTTCCTTTTCCTTCTCTAACACCGTGAGGGCTAGCGCGAAAGAGGTAATGTGGGAAATATGCGAGATGTAGGCCGTGTGCAGGTCGTGGGCCGTGGCATCCATGTACACCAGCTGCATGGCCAGGCGGCCGAATACGGCCTCCACCCGGGCCACGGCGTCCTCGGCGCTGCGGGCCGCGTCGCAGATAACCAGGGTTTTGCCCTTAAACAAGCCCGGCACCGCCGCCGAAGGGCCGGAGTACTCAGTGCCGGCCATGGGGTGCACGGCCACAAACCGGGTGCGGTGGGGGTGGGCTTCCACGGCGGCCAGCAGGGTAGCCTTGGTCGAGCCCACATCGATGACCACCTGGCGGTCGGTGGCCGCGTCCAGTACTTGGGGTAGCACACCCAGCATGGCGTCCATGGGCACGGCCACCACTACCAGGTCGGCGCGCTGCACGGCTTCGGCTAAGTCGTTTGCTACCTCATCTACCAGCCCTAAAGCTATGGCTTGCCGCTGGTTTTCAGGGCTGTGGTCCACTCCAATGATGTGGTGGGCTAGGCCGGTTTCCTTGAGGCTAAGGGCCAGCGAGCCGCCAATCAGGCCTATTCCGATGATAGTAACTACCATGTGGTGAGATAGTGAAATGGTGAGTTTGGATGATCTGCCGTCAGCACGACTCTGCGCCTTCTGCGAAACCCTCTGCGCCCTCTGCGGGCTAAAAAATCAGGATACAGCCCGTACCCGCTCCAATGCCGCCTGCAGCACCTCCGTGGTCTGGCACAAACTCACCCGGATAAACCCGTTGCCGTTGCTGCCAAAGATGCCGCCCGGCGTAATGAACACATTGGCGTTATAGAGCAGCTCGTCGCTGAGGGCGTAGCCATCGGCATACCCGGCCGGAATGGTGGCCCACACAAACAAGCCTACCTGGTTCCGGCTGTACGAGCACCCGATGACGTCGAGCAGCTCAAACACCAGTTCCCGGCGGGCGGCGTAGTGGGCGTTCAGCTCCTGGTACCAGGTAGCATCCAGGTTGAGGGCTTCCACGGCGGCCAGCTGCACCGGCAGAAACATCCCGGAGTCGAGGTTGCTCTTGAAGCGCAGCACCTCCTGCAGCAGATCGGCCCGGCCTGCCAGCATGCCCACGCGCCACCCGGCCATGTTGTGCGACTTACTCAGAGAGTTCAGCTCCAGCACCACCTCCCGCGCGCCCGGCACGGCCAGCAGGCTCTGGGGCTGCTCCGTGTTCAGGATAAAGCTGTACGGGTTGTCGTGAACCAGCAGGATGTTATGCTCTGTGGCGAAGGTCACCAGCTTCGCGAAGAACGCGGTATCGGCGGCGGTACCAGTGGGCATGTGGGGGTAGTTTACCCACATCAGCTTCACCCGGCTCAGGTCGCGGCGGGCCAAAGTTTCCAGGTCGGGCAGCCAGTGGTTGCCGGCGGTTAGGTCGTACTCCACGGGGGTAGCGCCGCTCAGGTGGGCGGCAGCCCGATAGGCGGGGTAGCCTGGGTTGGGAATCAGCACCTCGTCGCCGGCCTCCAGAAATGTCATGCTCACATGAATAATGCCCTCCTTGGAACCCAGCAGGGGTAGGATTTCCGCTTCCGGGTCTAGCGTTACGCCGTACTGCCGCTGGTACCAGCCGGCCATGGCCTGGCGCAGGGCGGGCACCCCCTTGTAGCTCTGGTAGGCGTGCGTATTGGGCTGCTCGGCCGCTTGCGTGAGAGCCGCTACTACCCTGGGGTGAGGCGGCAGATCAGGAGAGCCAATGCCCAGGTTGATGATCTGCTTGCCGGCTTTGTTGAGGCCGTCAATTTCCCGCAGCTTCTGCGAGAAGTAGTACTCCTGAGTATGCTGAAGGCGGCTGGCTACGGAAACGTGCATAGGGCTTTTTATGAGTTCTTTTCTGTCGTCCTGAATGAAGCGAAGGACCTTAACCGCTTCGTTGGGGGTAGGGAAAATGAGCTTCTTTAGAGGTCCTTCGCTCTGCTCAGGATGACGGAGAAAGGCAGTTGCTGTATTCTTAATGCGTATCGCCCTTATGATAAACTCCCAGCACTTCCAGACCCTCCGTAAGTGGAGTAATGGCCTGGATAGCAGCCTGCAGCTGTTCAGGCTGCTCGAATTCCAGGTCGGCGTGGAAGTAGTAGTGCCAGGTGCTGCCCGGCTTGGGGCATGACTGCAGCTTGGATAGGTTGATGCCCAGCTCGGCAATGCGCACCAGTACCCGCGCCAGACTGCCCTGAGCGTGAGCAGTATGGAAGTAGAGCGAGGCTTTGTTGGGCTGCTCCACCTCCCGGGCATTTTCGGGGCGGGCTACCACCAGAAAACGGGTGTAGTTCTTTTTCTCGGAGTGGATATCGGCCTGCAGAATGGGCAACCCGAACAGCTCTGAGGCCAGGGTGCCGGCCACGGCCGCCACGCCCGCGCGGCTACCCTCCCGGATGCGCTGGGCGCTCAGGGCCGTATCCTCCGTTTCCACCAGGCGCCAGTGTGGGTAGCGGCTGAGGTAGTCGGCGCACTGCAGCAGGGCCATGGGGTGGGAGTGCACTTCGGTAATATCCTCCAGTTGCTGTCCCGGCAGGGCCATCAGGTGCTGGCGGATGTGCAGATACGTCTCGCCCATCACCCGCAGCCCCGACTTGCGTAGCAAGGTGTAGTTGGGCAGAATGCTGCCGGCAATGGAGTTTTCGATGGCCAGTACCGCCGCCCCGGCCGTGCCCCGCACCACCGAATTCACTACCTCTCCAAACGTGGCGCAGGTCACTACCTCCACCGCCGGGCTAAAGAAGCGCCGGGCGGCTATCTGGTGGAAACTGCCTTCGAAACCCTGAATGGCAACGGCTGGGAGCATGATATTGGTAGTGAAAGGGTACTAAAAAAGGCCTCCGGAGTGCGGGGCCTTGGGTTTGTGGTGAAGGCTGCTCGTAGGTCAGCTTCGGCAAACAGGGCCCGGCTTCTTTGTAAAAAAGAAGCGGTAATAGCCGTAATAAAAGAAAGCTGGGGTGAGCATGAGAAGCTAGTGCGTAAGCGTAAAAAAAGCGCCTCCCGAGGTTGTCGAGAGGCGCTGTATGGTTTCGGTTAAAAAAGCTACAGGAGGGCCGCTCGACTACGTGGTGGCGTAGTAGAAGTAATAGCTAAAAAAGAAGCGGCCGGTGTGCTGACGCATGAAAATCAAGTGCTTTGTGCTGGCAAGGTGAAGCGCATCTGCGGCAATTCCAAATTAATTTTTCAGAGATATATACGAACAAACGTTCGGGAGCAGCGGGCCACCAGCGCAAACAGCCCGGATAGCGGAGGGTCAAGTATCAACAATTATTTATGTAATCAAAGTGTTGTATATCAATAAATTGCAATGATAATAGGGGTAGGTTTCGGTCTTTGGGGCAGGCAGTACGAAGGTTAGTTCTGGAAATTGGCACGGTTTTGTAATACTACCTCTTCAGAAGCCGGTAGCCACCCGCTGCGCACCCTTGGTAGCCGGCCCTTCCTTCCAATCCTTCCTGCCATGAATACGAAGCGACTTTTCGGCCGCCTGGCCGCTGCTGCCCTTTTTGTTACCGCATTTGCTACGGCCTCCGAGGCTCAGATCCAGCCCCACCGCGTACCGAAGTATACGGGTCCGGCTCAGGCCCGCCCGGTTCGCTCTACGCCATCTTATTCTTCCTCGTCTTCCGCTACCGATGGGGTCAAGTTCGGCATCCGGGCCGGTGTGAACGTAACCGACTGGTCGGGCGA is a genomic window containing:
- a CDS encoding chorismate mutase, which translates into the protein MEQLLTSPADAAEHPKFLAKKPLIISGPCSAETEEQLIATCTQLAATGKVDMLRAGIWKPRTKPGLFEGIGTKGLPWLQRAKQLTGLPTTVEVATPKHVEDALAFDVDVLWIGARTTVNPFSVQALADALRGVDIPVFIKNPVHPDLELWMGAVERLAKVGNQKIGLIHRGFASYGNTEYRNAPMWHLPIEMKRRLPDLPIICDPSHICGNRTGLASVAQKSIDLDFDGLMLESHIDPDNAWSDAKQQVTPQRLAELLDGLIWRHETTDQQEFLNKLNQLRTQINQLDDEILHLLGRRMQVAESIGQYKKDNGITILQTSRWNEILERGIQQGNRLGLTRDFILKYFDAVHLESINRQNRVMNRENLE
- a CDS encoding pyridoxal phosphate-dependent aminotransferase — encoded protein: MHVSVASRLQHTQEYYFSQKLREIDGLNKAGKQIINLGIGSPDLPPHPRVVAALTQAAEQPNTHAYQSYKGVPALRQAMAGWYQRQYGVTLDPEAEILPLLGSKEGIIHVSMTFLEAGDEVLIPNPGYPAYRAAAHLSGATPVEYDLTAGNHWLPDLETLARRDLSRVKLMWVNYPHMPTGTAADTAFFAKLVTFATEHNILLVHDNPYSFILNTEQPQSLLAVPGAREVVLELNSLSKSHNMAGWRVGMLAGRADLLQEVLRFKSNLDSGMFLPVQLAAVEALNLDATWYQELNAHYAARRELVFELLDVIGCSYSRNQVGLFVWATIPAGYADGYALSDELLYNANVFITPGGIFGSNGNGFIRVSLCQTTEVLQAALERVRAVS
- a CDS encoding prephenate dehydratase encodes the protein MLPAVAIQGFEGSFHQIAARRFFSPAVEVVTCATFGEVVNSVVRGTAGAAVLAIENSIAGSILPNYTLLRKSGLRVMGETYLHIRQHLMALPGQQLEDITEVHSHPMALLQCADYLSRYPHWRLVETEDTALSAQRIREGSRAGVAAVAGTLASELFGLPILQADIHSEKKNYTRFLVVARPENAREVEQPNKASLYFHTAHAQGSLARVLVRIAELGINLSKLQSCPKPGSTWHYYFHADLEFEQPEQLQAAIQAITPLTEGLEVLGVYHKGDTH